In Actinomycetota bacterium, a genomic segment contains:
- the ndk gene encoding nucleoside-diphosphate kinase, which yields MTERTLVLIKPDGVARGLVGEVLARIERKGFTIVALELRTLPASVAEAHYAEHADKPFFKDLVAFITSAPLVAAVVEGTSVITSWRAMMGATNPANAAPGTIRGDLASETQQNVTHGSDSPESAAREIELFFPGL from the coding sequence ATGACTGAGCGCACATTGGTGCTGATCAAGCCCGACGGGGTTGCCCGCGGGCTGGTCGGTGAAGTTCTGGCCCGCATCGAACGCAAGGGCTTCACGATCGTCGCGCTTGAGTTGCGCACCCTTCCGGCTTCAGTCGCAGAGGCGCACTACGCCGAGCATGCCGATAAGCCCTTCTTCAAAGACCTGGTTGCTTTCATCACCAGTGCACCACTGGTAGCTGCTGTGGTTGAAGGCACAAGCGTGATTACCTCGTGGCGAGCAATGATGGGCGCCACCAATCCCGCCAATGCTGCTCCGGGAACGATTCGCGGCGATCTTGCCTCCGAAACCCAACAGAACGTGACTCACGGATCTGACTCACCGGAGTCGGCAGCTCGCGAAATCGAGCTCTTCTTCCCCGGCCTCTAG
- a CDS encoding response regulator transcription factor — translation MSDSVLNVRMLRSVLVVEDDDAIRLVLRMNLEEGGFNVIEAADAESALVILEKQPPDVMIVDMRLPGMHGLDLVRKVRSDSQMPIIIVTANTDSHDVVVGLEAGADDYVTKPFVAKELMARVRTQFRKTLPLEVVPDVLTCGPIELRPDTAEVLKDGEHVAVSRIEFFVLSELISAHGKVLSRDYLLRKVWGYGNAGDGRIVDNLIYRLRSKIEKDQANPEILLTVRGFGYRMAV, via the coding sequence ATGAGCGATTCGGTATTGAATGTTCGCATGTTGCGATCAGTGCTCGTTGTTGAAGATGATGACGCGATTCGCCTGGTTCTCCGGATGAATTTGGAGGAGGGCGGCTTTAATGTGATTGAAGCTGCGGATGCCGAGAGCGCGTTGGTGATTCTTGAGAAGCAACCGCCAGACGTGATGATTGTGGACATGCGCTTGCCGGGAATGCACGGCTTGGACCTGGTGCGAAAGGTGCGCTCCGACAGCCAAATGCCAATCATCATTGTGACGGCGAACACCGACAGTCACGACGTCGTTGTTGGGCTTGAAGCGGGGGCCGACGACTATGTGACGAAGCCTTTCGTGGCTAAAGAGCTCATGGCCCGAGTGCGAACTCAATTCAGGAAGACCCTGCCGCTTGAGGTCGTTCCGGATGTTCTCACCTGCGGCCCCATTGAATTGCGACCCGATACAGCAGAGGTTCTGAAGGACGGTGAACACGTCGCAGTCTCGCGCATTGAATTCTTCGTTCTCTCCGAGCTCATCAGCGCGCACGGCAAAGTGCTGAGTCGCGACTATCTTCTGCGCAAGGTGTGGGGTTATGGCAATGCTGGCGACGGGCGAATCGTTGACAACCTGATCTATCGCCTTCGTAGCAAGATTGAGAAGGATCAGGCGAATCCTGAAATCTTGTTGACTGTGCGCGGTTTTGGATACCGCATGGCTGTCTAA
- a CDS encoding alpha/beta-hydrolase family protein, translated as MRARTLGLAVGLAVGGVVGVAARGQTLVPWPAKIDAAFAPGLGLLAGTVAAVKTDLLIGAVRHPKRIPLVLVGVAGIAAVKAVAGPSIARTLLAGLQQNSRELDPGFATPPTSSFVTGSAASGIALQQLGREGARYVGQVTTPGDVIAVTGQPMLAEPIRVFVGVESAPTIAERVRLAMSELRRTGAFDRKYLLIQSPAGTGYANSSPVDVLEILTRGDCAAVAIGFGLLPSFLSLGKRKDAAQTQRELLDAIVAELADRATPPILLMYGESLGAGVQEAAVPGGLADLDAYGIANALWVGTPGSRTADEFHARCAASSVTMDRAEQVPLDRGTERARVWFLEHDGDPVVRFRGDLIAKRPFWLDPHAPRGRNIPQSMTWKPGITWAQVLVDVLFATNVQPGQFESIGHDYRADLGAVTTAAFGLAASAEVATRLENHLRELELARAARIAG; from the coding sequence ATGCGCGCTCGCACCCTTGGGCTTGCTGTTGGCCTGGCAGTGGGGGGAGTGGTGGGCGTGGCCGCGCGCGGACAGACTCTGGTTCCCTGGCCGGCCAAGATCGATGCAGCCTTTGCTCCCGGGCTTGGCCTGTTGGCCGGCACGGTCGCCGCAGTCAAAACCGATCTGCTGATCGGGGCAGTTCGACACCCCAAGCGGATCCCCCTGGTGCTGGTCGGGGTGGCTGGGATTGCGGCTGTGAAAGCAGTCGCCGGACCATCGATTGCGCGCACACTTCTGGCGGGACTCCAGCAGAACAGTCGCGAACTGGATCCGGGCTTTGCCACGCCGCCTACCTCCAGTTTCGTCACTGGCTCGGCGGCCTCAGGCATTGCGCTGCAACAGTTGGGCCGTGAAGGCGCGCGCTACGTCGGGCAGGTCACGACCCCTGGGGACGTGATAGCGGTGACCGGCCAGCCGATGCTTGCCGAACCCATCCGCGTATTCGTCGGCGTTGAATCGGCACCGACGATTGCCGAGCGCGTGCGTCTGGCAATGTCAGAGCTGCGGCGCACCGGAGCATTTGATCGCAAGTACCTGCTGATCCAGTCACCTGCGGGTACCGGCTACGCCAACTCCTCGCCGGTCGACGTACTGGAAATCCTCACGCGCGGAGACTGCGCAGCAGTGGCCATCGGTTTTGGACTGTTGCCGTCCTTCTTGTCGCTGGGCAAGCGCAAGGACGCAGCTCAAACCCAGCGGGAGTTGCTCGATGCGATTGTGGCCGAGCTTGCAGATCGCGCCACCCCGCCGATCCTGTTGATGTACGGCGAGAGCCTGGGGGCGGGAGTCCAAGAGGCCGCGGTGCCAGGTGGGCTGGCTGATCTTGATGCCTACGGCATCGCCAATGCACTCTGGGTTGGAACGCCGGGCAGCCGGACGGCCGATGAATTCCATGCTCGCTGTGCCGCTTCCTCAGTGACGATGGATCGAGCCGAGCAGGTGCCGCTTGATCGTGGCACCGAAAGAGCCCGCGTCTGGTTCCTTGAGCACGACGGTGATCCGGTGGTGCGGTTCCGGGGTGACCTGATCGCCAAGCGGCCATTCTGGCTGGATCCGCATGCTCCACGCGGCCGCAATATCCCGCAATCCATGACCTGGAAACCAGGCATCACCTGGGCGCAGGTGCTGGTTGATGTGCTGTTCGCCACCAACGTACAACCCGGACAATTCGAAAGTATCGGACATGATTACCGCGCTGATCTGGGCGCAGTCACTACGGCTGCCTTTGGGCTGGCGGCCTCTGCTGAGGTCGCCACGCGGCTGGAAAATCACCTCCGTGAACTTGAGTTGGCCCGAGCCGCCCGTATCGCAGGCTAA
- a CDS encoding HAMP domain-containing sensor histidine kinase, with translation MRRSPRLRTRVAISFAILALGISTVLCIASYQFARNYLMLARESVAQTRALLDAQAVSYSINSKGSSAEQAIAELPLVGSRVSQQMYSVDAKTWVGSQSPVPASALPPALLLAASDGGGAKQRFGYQGQPYLAVATDLSGATYVEVFSFYELDSGLKRGAWLILAIIIVSTVLGALLGLYFVNYLLRPVRQLADGAHKLAAGELGARVQLTGDPDLDPLAVTFNSVADALESRLAREQRFSANVSHELRSPVTSVLGTAELLETRSAELPAREAGLVTVLAQQVRRLSQVLLDLLEISRINPETPPQWESVNIRQLCVDSAIQRGFDEALVQGDDATIRTDARRVERVVGNLMENARTHGGGVVRVQVLAQFDSAQVLVDDAGPGVPEELRERVFEPFHRGVGNSSREGAGLGLAIARDQAINIGGDIVITSSPEGGARFIAQFPTHEVSI, from the coding sequence ATGCGTCGATCCCCTCGGCTTCGCACACGCGTTGCTATCTCATTCGCTATTTTGGCCTTGGGAATCTCCACGGTGCTCTGCATTGCCTCGTACCAATTCGCTCGCAACTACCTCATGCTTGCCAGAGAGAGCGTGGCGCAGACCCGCGCGTTGCTTGATGCGCAAGCAGTGAGCTATTCCATCAACAGCAAGGGAAGTTCAGCGGAGCAGGCGATTGCAGAACTTCCGCTCGTAGGCAGCAGGGTTTCGCAGCAGATGTACTCCGTTGATGCCAAGACCTGGGTCGGCTCGCAAAGTCCAGTGCCGGCTTCAGCCCTGCCGCCCGCGCTCCTGCTTGCCGCATCAGATGGGGGCGGAGCCAAGCAGCGATTCGGATATCAAGGACAGCCCTACCTGGCGGTTGCAACTGACCTGTCGGGTGCGACCTACGTCGAGGTCTTCTCGTTCTATGAACTTGATTCAGGCCTGAAGCGCGGTGCTTGGCTCATCCTGGCGATCATCATCGTGTCCACAGTTCTGGGCGCACTGCTGGGTCTGTATTTCGTCAACTATCTCTTGAGGCCCGTTCGGCAATTGGCCGACGGCGCCCACAAGCTTGCCGCCGGAGAATTGGGTGCACGCGTGCAACTCACTGGCGATCCGGACCTGGATCCGCTTGCAGTCACGTTCAACAGTGTTGCTGACGCCTTGGAGTCGCGGCTCGCGCGCGAGCAGCGATTCAGTGCCAACGTCAGTCATGAGTTGAGATCACCTGTCACTTCAGTGCTGGGTACTGCGGAGCTCTTGGAGACTCGCAGTGCCGAACTGCCAGCGCGCGAAGCTGGACTGGTGACGGTGCTGGCTCAGCAAGTGCGCCGCCTGTCACAAGTACTGCTCGATCTGCTTGAAATCAGTCGGATCAATCCGGAGACTCCACCTCAGTGGGAGAGCGTGAACATACGACAACTATGCGTAGACAGCGCTATTCAGCGTGGCTTTGACGAAGCCTTGGTTCAAGGAGATGACGCCACAATCCGCACGGATGCTCGTCGGGTGGAGCGAGTTGTCGGAAATCTGATGGAGAACGCGCGGACTCATGGCGGCGGAGTCGTCCGAGTACAGGTCCTCGCCCAGTTCGACTCTGCTCAGGTGTTGGTTGACGACGCCGGGCCAGGGGTGCCTGAAGAACTGAGAGAACGAGTGTTTGAACCATTTCACCGTGGAGTTGGCAACTCCAGCAGGGAAGGTGCAGGCCTTGGTTTGGCAATTGCGCGCGATCAGGCCATCAACATTGGTGGGGACATCGTTATCACCAGTTCGCCTGAAGGCGGTGCGCGCTTTATTGCGCAATTCCCGACTCACGAAGTTTCGATATGA
- a CDS encoding folylpolyglutamate synthase/dihydrofolate synthase family protein has translation MATTPASEDAELNEVWQNLLNRWPESQLEPSLSRIASIMTLLGDPQAAYPVIHVTGTNGKTSTARMIEVLLRSYGLRTGLFTSPHLVDPRERICLDGEPVSKERFLETWRDLSPYVDLVDANSRADGGPAMSFFEVMTALAFATFADAPVDVAVIEVGMGGAWDATNVAHGQVAVISTISLDHQQYLGDTITEIANEKAGIIKPGAFAVVSAQDEEATAVIAKRIEEVGAIAIREGVDFGLMNRVIAVGGQMLSLQGIGGRIDEVFLPLFGEHQARNAALALAAVEAFMGAGKPPVDDDVIRAGFDQASSPGRLEIVRRSPTVLIDAAHNPAGAVALAHALEDSFEFGTLVAVIGVLADKDPLGFLIALEAIVSTVVVTEPASPRALSAETLYEVAVRVFGDDRVILKRVVADAIDEAVTLAEADSEYGGGGVLVTGSIVLVGEVKQMMQRGRRHL, from the coding sequence GTGGCCACAACTCCAGCATCTGAGGATGCCGAGCTCAATGAGGTCTGGCAGAACCTGCTGAACCGCTGGCCCGAAAGCCAGCTTGAGCCCTCGCTTTCTCGAATCGCGTCGATCATGACCTTGCTGGGTGATCCGCAGGCGGCCTATCCCGTCATTCACGTCACTGGCACAAACGGCAAGACGTCCACTGCTCGCATGATCGAAGTGCTACTGCGCTCATATGGTCTGCGTACAGGCTTGTTCACCTCGCCGCACCTGGTTGATCCGCGCGAGCGCATCTGCCTGGATGGCGAGCCGGTGAGCAAGGAGCGCTTCCTGGAGACGTGGCGCGATCTGTCGCCCTATGTCGACTTGGTTGATGCGAATTCGCGGGCCGATGGTGGCCCAGCGATGTCCTTCTTTGAGGTCATGACCGCGCTTGCCTTCGCCACCTTCGCTGATGCCCCAGTCGATGTGGCAGTGATTGAGGTCGGCATGGGTGGTGCCTGGGACGCCACGAATGTTGCCCACGGACAGGTGGCCGTGATCAGCACCATCTCATTGGATCATCAACAGTATCTGGGCGACACGATCACCGAGATCGCCAATGAAAAGGCCGGGATCATCAAGCCCGGAGCATTCGCCGTCGTTTCTGCACAGGATGAAGAGGCAACTGCGGTCATCGCCAAGCGCATCGAGGAGGTTGGCGCGATAGCGATTCGCGAGGGCGTCGATTTTGGCCTGATGAATCGAGTCATTGCCGTGGGCGGGCAGATGCTCAGCCTGCAAGGCATAGGTGGACGCATTGATGAGGTGTTCCTTCCGCTCTTCGGCGAGCATCAGGCGCGCAACGCAGCACTGGCCCTGGCTGCTGTTGAGGCATTCATGGGAGCGGGCAAGCCGCCAGTTGACGATGACGTGATTCGAGCAGGTTTCGATCAAGCCTCATCGCCGGGCCGCTTGGAGATTGTGCGCCGGAGCCCGACGGTGCTGATCGATGCTGCACACAACCCGGCTGGGGCAGTCGCACTTGCTCATGCTCTTGAGGATTCCTTCGAGTTCGGCACCCTGGTTGCAGTGATTGGTGTACTGGCCGACAAAGACCCGCTCGGGTTCCTGATCGCGCTGGAAGCAATCGTCTCCACGGTCGTGGTGACTGAGCCGGCCTCGCCGCGAGCGCTCTCGGCAGAAACTCTGTACGAAGTCGCCGTGCGCGTGTTCGGTGATGACCGTGTGATCTTGAAGCGGGTGGTTGCGGATGCAATCGACGAAGCGGTGACCTTGGCTGAGGCAGATTCGGAATATGGTGGCGGTGGTGTGCTCGTGACCGGGTCGATAGTGCTGGTGGGTGAGGTCAAGCAGATGATGCAGCGCGGCCGGCGGCACCTATGA
- a CDS encoding DUF4233 domain-containing protein: MKILCSAVLSLEAIAVFLAIPVVATNGTVQNTALVVALGLLLTVLLFLAVGTLRRSWGLTLGWLLQIPVLAIGFLAPAMFIVGGVFLILWYVAIQQGSRVDAIKAQHGGAEPPLG; this comes from the coding sequence ATGAAGATCCTCTGCTCAGCTGTGCTGAGTCTGGAGGCGATCGCAGTCTTTCTGGCCATCCCTGTGGTGGCCACAAATGGCACCGTCCAGAACACTGCCCTGGTGGTGGCCTTGGGCCTGCTCCTGACCGTGCTGCTCTTCCTGGCTGTTGGAACCCTGCGTCGAAGTTGGGGTCTGACCTTGGGTTGGCTGTTGCAGATCCCGGTCCTGGCCATTGGCTTTCTGGCACCTGCAATGTTCATTGTCGGCGGGGTTTTCCTCATCCTTTGGTACGTCGCCATTCAGCAGGGCAGTCGCGTTGATGCGATCAAGGCGCAGCACGGGGGAGCGGAGCCACCGCTAGGCTGA
- the valS gene encoding valine--tRNA ligase — MTGPRTPFKATMPEKPTLDGIEDRWAASWDEQGSYLFDRTKTRDQVFSIDTPPPTVSGSLHVGHVFSYTHTDCMARYKRMRGFEVFYPMGWDDNGLPTERRVQNFYGVRCDPSLPYIPDFVPPAEPDAKQQIPISRRNFIELCEQLTVEDEVVFEHLWRRLGLSIDWSQTYQTIGSNSQRVSQLAFLRNLKRGEAYQAEAPTLWDVTFRTAVAQAELEDRERPGAYHRIGFATTADPGSKVFIETTRPELLAACVALVAHPDDERYQPLFGSTVTTPLFGVDVPVVAHGLADPEKGSGIAMVCTFGDLTDVIWWRELQLLTRPVIGWDGRIIADTPDWITDDSAKEHYAAIAGATSHTAKERVVAMLREGDHLVGEPREITHPVKFFEKGDKPLEIVTTRQWYIANGGRDVELREELLKRGSELQWHPAHMKVRYENWVEGLNGDWLISRQRFFGVPIPLWYRIDDEGNPNYDEVLIPEESLLPLDPSTDAPAGYTNDQRDQPGGFIGDPDVMDTWATSSLTPQIAGGWERDPDLWSRVSPMDVRPQAHEIIRTWLFSTVVRSHLEDNRLPFRHAAISGWILDPDRKKMSKSKGNVVTPMGLLDEYSADAVRYWAASGRPGTDTAFDVGQMKIGRRLAIKILNASKFVLGFDAGFNDAAITADLDRALLAQLAGVVEQATAAFEDYNYARALELTESFFWNFTDDYVELVKERAYGGQGEEAAASAKATLAVTLDAILKLFAPFLPFVTEEVWSWWQEGSIHRSTWPDASHLHSLAHGADPALISEIANALSQVRKAKSEAKVSMRAVVESANISASENQLARLQGAVADFKAAGSIGELTFSTGESIEVEVVLAPISV; from the coding sequence ATGACCGGCCCACGCACCCCTTTCAAAGCAACGATGCCCGAAAAGCCAACTCTGGACGGTATCGAGGATCGTTGGGCAGCCTCGTGGGATGAGCAGGGCAGCTACCTGTTTGATCGCACCAAGACTCGCGATCAGGTCTTTTCCATCGATACGCCTCCCCCGACCGTCAGCGGATCGCTGCACGTGGGCCACGTCTTCTCCTATACCCACACCGACTGCATGGCGCGCTACAAGAGGATGCGCGGCTTTGAGGTGTTCTACCCCATGGGTTGGGACGACAACGGACTGCCCACCGAGCGTCGCGTCCAGAACTTCTACGGAGTCCGCTGCGATCCGAGCCTTCCGTACATCCCGGACTTTGTTCCACCTGCCGAGCCAGACGCCAAACAGCAGATTCCCATCAGTCGACGCAACTTCATTGAATTGTGTGAGCAGCTCACCGTCGAGGACGAAGTGGTCTTCGAGCATCTGTGGCGCCGACTTGGCTTGTCCATTGACTGGTCGCAGACCTACCAGACCATCGGCTCCAATTCACAGCGCGTGAGCCAACTTGCCTTCCTGCGCAATCTCAAGCGCGGGGAGGCCTATCAAGCCGAAGCGCCGACTCTCTGGGATGTCACCTTCCGCACCGCAGTGGCACAAGCCGAACTCGAGGATCGCGAGCGGCCAGGTGCTTATCACCGCATTGGATTTGCGACCACGGCTGACCCGGGAAGCAAAGTCTTCATTGAGACCACTCGCCCTGAGCTGCTCGCCGCTTGCGTGGCCTTAGTAGCCCACCCCGACGACGAGCGCTACCAGCCTCTTTTCGGTTCAACGGTCACCACACCACTGTTCGGTGTTGACGTTCCCGTGGTGGCGCATGGCCTTGCCGATCCCGAAAAGGGCTCGGGCATCGCAATGGTCTGCACCTTCGGCGACCTCACCGACGTGATCTGGTGGCGTGAACTGCAGCTGTTGACCCGACCAGTCATTGGCTGGGACGGACGCATCATCGCCGACACTCCTGACTGGATCACAGACGATTCAGCCAAGGAGCACTACGCAGCCATCGCCGGCGCCACAAGTCACACGGCGAAAGAACGAGTCGTGGCCATGCTGCGCGAGGGCGACCATCTGGTTGGCGAGCCCCGCGAGATCACTCATCCAGTGAAGTTCTTTGAAAAGGGCGACAAGCCGCTTGAGATCGTGACGACCCGACAGTGGTACATCGCCAACGGTGGTCGCGATGTTGAATTGCGCGAAGAACTACTGAAGCGTGGCAGCGAATTGCAATGGCATCCGGCGCATATGAAGGTGCGCTACGAGAACTGGGTCGAAGGGCTCAATGGCGATTGGCTCATCTCGCGCCAACGATTCTTCGGAGTGCCAATTCCGCTGTGGTACCGCATTGACGACGAAGGCAACCCGAACTACGACGAGGTTCTGATCCCAGAAGAGTCTTTGCTGCCCTTGGATCCCAGCACCGACGCCCCCGCCGGATACACCAATGACCAACGCGATCAGCCCGGCGGCTTCATCGGCGATCCCGATGTGATGGACACCTGGGCAACGTCAAGTCTGACCCCTCAGATTGCCGGGGGCTGGGAGCGAGACCCCGATCTCTGGAGCCGCGTTTCGCCCATGGACGTGCGGCCACAAGCGCACGAGATCATCCGGACCTGGCTGTTCAGCACCGTTGTGCGCAGCCACCTCGAGGACAATCGCCTGCCCTTCAGACATGCCGCCATCTCAGGATGGATCCTGGACCCGGACCGAAAGAAGATGAGCAAGTCCAAGGGCAATGTCGTAACCCCGATGGGCCTACTGGACGAGTACAGCGCTGATGCAGTGCGCTATTGGGCCGCCTCGGGCCGCCCCGGCACTGATACAGCCTTCGATGTTGGTCAGATGAAGATCGGGCGTCGCCTCGCAATCAAGATTCTCAATGCGAGCAAATTCGTCCTTGGCTTTGATGCCGGCTTCAACGATGCAGCGATCACTGCAGACCTGGATCGCGCTCTCCTGGCTCAATTGGCTGGAGTCGTCGAACAGGCAACTGCGGCATTTGAGGACTACAACTACGCACGAGCTCTTGAGTTGACTGAGTCCTTCTTCTGGAACTTCACGGATGACTACGTCGAGTTGGTCAAAGAACGTGCGTACGGCGGCCAAGGCGAAGAAGCTGCCGCATCGGCCAAGGCGACCCTGGCCGTGACTCTTGATGCCATTCTCAAACTCTTCGCACCCTTCCTGCCCTTCGTCACCGAAGAGGTGTGGAGTTGGTGGCAAGAAGGCTCAATCCATCGATCAACATGGCCCGATGCCAGCCATTTGCATTCCCTCGCGCATGGCGCCGACCCAGCCCTCATCAGTGAAATTGCCAATGCACTCTCGCAGGTGCGCAAGGCGAAGTCTGAGGCGAAGGTCAGTATGCGCGCTGTCGTGGAGTCGGCGAATATCTCTGCTTCGGAGAATCAGTTGGCTCGCCTGCAAGGTGCCGTTGCAGATTTCAAGGCCGCTGGATCCATCGGCGAACTCACGTTCAGCACCGGTGAGAGCATCGAAGTAGAAGTCGTGCTCGCACCGATCAGCGTTTGA